A single region of the Raphanus sativus cultivar WK10039 chromosome 1, ASM80110v3, whole genome shotgun sequence genome encodes:
- the LOC108806880 gene encoding uncharacterized protein LOC108806880 — MFSFVGFVFLSGFFLGIIAILAAEAAGLMYLLNRLNRKRESKPGSDPSTTTTKVISNSRESNDLCLNKQGTIWILELDEGLKNSLKEKLPKEHKRKRNFLEVHPIRKFARIKDHKLILSESDGTLTTVSLKCCSVETVSGSDLPTRKWAKRYPIKVESKISSDIYKGNKVFYIYLETSWEKESWCKALRLASCENPERFIWYSTKLQQDFRSYVTSLNAAYPSFMKPSLGFSFETVDKGNRTDGSSSKVRLFLRRFSRKRSNRDDRRTVQHGSSSVRTVQHGITDEADVPLFSRSVSHTSHFSGVSDGDSEEKFDVDEGTLAWNLLISRLFFDLKRKTGVKDSMQARIQRMLSNMRTPSYIGELICSDVDLGNLPPHIHGTRVLPMEMNGVWAFELDIEYSGEAVIDVETRVNIREVDLQKGINDTMLHPTSSAGEEEVSSNGVEDFDKQLVIPVDAGEVKNDDSNGSKGTKASPNGVSRWKSILKNIAEQVSQVPISLSIRVSSLRGTLRVHMKPPPSDQLWFGFTSMPDIQFDLASSVGEHKITNSHVAMFLINRFKTAIREAVVLPNCESLTIPWMIAEKDDWVQRKAAPFMWPNQESDHQATEGRCKPDKPPTSSSCVQSEQMQKTANATQKPIISDEGSSCDQSEQVHEAANTVLKQHTEAEALSTPLSNSSKPVTVESDKSLDELKTPLLLTSSSEKQETNSRVGTGEDTFVHSPSRSVVSSEEDDSRGKKLGRRARMLSLGKKMGEKLEEKRRHMEEKSKQIVEKMRGPS; from the exons ATGTTCTCGTTCGTAGGTTTCGTGTTCCTCTCTGGATTCTTCCTGGGAATCATCGCCATCTTGGCTGCCGAAGCTGCGGGTTTGATGTATCTTCTGAACCGATTGAATCGGAAGAGAGAGTCAAAACCCGGTTCTGATCCGTCAACTACTACTACCAAGGTGATCAGCAATTCTCGCGAGTCCAACGATCTCTGTCTTAACAAACAG ggAACGATCTGGATACTGGAGTTGGATGAAGGTCTTAAGAACTCGTTGAAGGAGAAGTTACCGAAGGAGCACAAGAGGAAGAGGAATTTCTTGGAGGTTCATCCAATTCGCAAATTCGCTCGGATCAAAGATCACAAACTCATCTTATCCGAGTCTGATGGCACTCTCACTACTGTTTCTTTAAAATGTTGCTCCGTTGAGACTGTTTCAGGCTCTGATCTCCCTACAAGAAAATG GGCCAAAAGGTATCCTATAAAAGTTGAAAGCAAGATTTCTTCAGACATATACAAAGGAAACAAGGTGTTTTACATCTATCTAGAGACTTCTTGGGAAAAAGAATCGTGGTGTAAAGCTCTTCGTCTCGCTTCTTGCGAGAATCCGGAGAGGTTCATTTGGTACTCCACCAAGTTGCAACAAGACTTCCGTAGTTACGTGACGTCTCTCAACGCTGCATATCCTTCTTTTATGAAACCGTCTCTTGGGTTTAGTTTTGAGACGGTTGATAAAGGGAACAGAACGGATGGCTCTTCCTCGAAGGTTCGTTTGTTCTTGAGGAGATTTTCAAGAAAGCGATCAAATCGTGACGACAGGAGAACCGTTCAACATGGAAGTAGCTCAGTGAGGACCGTTCAACATGGTATCACTGATGAAGCTGATGTGCCTCTCTTTTCACGTTCTGTGAGCCATACAAGTCATTTCTCTGGGGTTTCAGATGGAGActctgaagagaagtttgaCGTGGATGAAGGAACATTGGCGTGGAACTTGCTGATTTCCAGGCTTTTCTTCGATCTCAAACGGAAAACAGGAGTGAAGGACTCAATGCAAGCACGAATCCAG AGGATGTTATCCAACATGAGGACACCAAGCTACATAGGCGAGCTAATCTGCTCCGACGTTGACCTTGGAAACCTCCCACCTCATATACATGGTACTCGGGTTCTTCCAATGGAGATGAATGGCGTGTGGGCGTTCGAGCTAGATATTGAATACTCTGGTGAAGCGGTGATTGACGTTGAAACACGGGTTAACATCCGTGAAGTGGATCTTCAAAAAGGTATAAACGACACAATGCTGCACCCAACAAGTTCTGCTGGGGAAGAAGAAGTCTCGTCAAACGGTGTTGAAGATTTTGACAAGCAATTAGTCATCCCTGTTGATGCAGGAGAAGttaaaaatg ATGATTCCAATGGCTCAAAAGGAACCAAAGcatctccaaatggtgtatctagGTGGAAGTCTATTCTTAAAAATATTGCTGAGCAAGTTTCCCAG GTGCCTATCTCTTTGTCAATACGGGTTTCTTCACTTAGAGGGACACTGCGTGTACACATGAAGCCGCCTCCTTCTGATCAGTTATGGTTTGGATTCACGAGCATGCCCGATATACAATTCGATCTCGCTTCTTCTGTTGGGGAACACAAAATCACCAACAGCCATGTCGCTATGTTCTTGATCAACCGGTTTAAG ACGGCAATAAGAGAAGCAGTGGTTCTTCCAAACTGTGAAAGCCTAACGATTCCTTGGATGATTGCTGAAAAAGATGATTGGGTTCAACGCAAGGCCGCTCCATTCATGTGGCCGAATCAAGAAAGCGATCACCAGGCAACAGAGGGGAGATGTAAACCTGACAAGCCACCTACTTCTTCCTCCTGTGTTCAGTCTGAGCAAATGCAGAAAACGGCAAACGCCACCCAGAAGCCGATTATTTCTGATGAAGGTTCCTCCTGTGATCAGTCTGAGCAAGTGCATGAAGCTGCCAATACCGTCCTGAAACAGCATACAGAAGCAGAGGCTTTGTCCACGCCATTGTCAAATTCCTCAAAACCTGTAACAGTAGAGAGTGACAAGTCTCTTGACGAACTAAAAACTCCATTGCTGCTAACCAGCAGCAGCGAGAAGCAGGAGACGAACTCGAGGGTCGGAACTGGAGAAGATACTTTTGTTCATtcaccatctaggtcagtggtTTCAAGCGAAGAAGATGATTCTAGGGGAAAGAAACTAGGAAGGAGAGCAAGGATGTTGAGTCTTGGGAAGAAAATGGGAGAGAAGTTGGAGGAGAAGAGG
- the LOC108839768 gene encoding uncharacterized protein LOC108839768, whose protein sequence is MWWWSSSTKVRSNLERFLRGITPKPPSSSLFQWCENDLNSLWIPQSKDETEYFKLSDLWDCFDELSAYGLGSKVELNNGETIMQYYVPYLSAIQLYTSKSPAVSRNQSEVVDFESECWSDDSDIEKLSRSTSSGSSKVWDSVSDDSAYETTDGMRDKLGYIEFQYFESTKPHLRVPLTIKVNELAEKYPRLLTLRSVDLSPASWMAIAWYPIYHIPSQKTDKDLSTCFLSYHTLSSAFQGNLVEGDDENNKTMEEETLCSDDEQVATKRLPLAPFGLVTYKMQGGLWGKHESGDQERLVYLGSAAESWLKQLNVHDHHDYSFFSMNKSL, encoded by the exons ATGTGGTGGTGGTCATCATCGACGAAAGTCCGATCAAATCTAGAGAGGTTTCTTAGAGGAATCACACCGAAGCCTCCTTCCTCATCTCTATTTCAg TGGTGCGAGAATGACTTGAACAGTCTATGGATACCACAAAGCAAAGATGAGACTGAATATTTCAAGCTTAGTGATCTTTGGGACTGTTTTGATGAGCTAAGTGCGTATGGACTTGGATCCAAGGTTGAGTTGAACAACGGTGAAACTATTATGCAATACTATGTTCCATACCTATCGGCCATTCAACTCTATACTAGCAAATCTCCAGCCGTTTCCAG GAACCAGAGTGAGGTGGTTGATTTTGAGAGTGAATGCTGGAGTGACGATAGCGACATTGAGAAGTTGTCAAGGTCAACGAGCAGTGGTTCTAGCAAAGTATGGGATTCTGTTTCAGATGATTCGGCTTATGAAACCACCGATGGCATGCGAGATAAGCTCGGTTACATCGAGTTTCAGTACTTTGAGTCAACTAAACCGCACTTGCGAGTTCCTCTTACCATCAAG GTCAATGAATTGGCTGAGAAGTATCCAAGACTTTTGACTTTAAGGAGTGTTGACTTGTCTCCAGCGAGTTGGATGGCCATTGCTTG GTATCCGATATACCATATTCCATCTCAAAAGACAGATAAAGACTTATCGACGTGTTTCTTGAGTTATCATACACTATCTTCTGCCTTCCAAG GTAATTTGGTAGAGGGAGACGATGAGAATAACAAAACAATGGAAGAGGAAACATTGTGCAGTGATGATGAACAAGTGGCGACCAAGAGACTCCCTTTGGCTCCTTTTGGTTTAGTTACATACAAAATGCAAGGAGGTTTGTGGGGGAAACACGAATCTGGTGATCAAGAGCGGTTAGTTTATCTTGGAAGTGCAGCGGAGTCATGGCTGAAGCAGCTTAATGTTCATGATCACCATGACTACAGCTTTTTCTCTATGAACAAGAGCTTGTAA
- the LOC108813633 gene encoding ABC transporter G family member 11 → MEIEASRQQATVPVSVPGGGNFPVGGLSPLSEAIWREKTPTEFVGDVSARLTWQDLTVMVTMGDGETQNVLEGLTGYAEPGTLTALMGPSGSGKSTMLDALASRLAANAFLSGTVLLNGHKTKLSFGTAAYVTQDDNLIGTLTVRETIWYSARVRLPDKMLRSEKLALVDRTIIEMGLQDCADTVIGNWHLRGISGGEKRRVSIALEILMRPRLLFLDEPTSGLDSASAFFVTQTLRALSRDGRTVIASIHQPSSEVFELFDRLYLLSGGKTVYFGQAAEAYEFFAQAGFPCPALRNPSDHFLRCVNSDFDKVRATLKGSMKLRFEASDDPLEKITTTEAIRLLVDYYHTSDYYYNAKAKVEEISQYKGTILDSGGSQASFLLQTYTLTKRSFINMSRDFGYYWLRLLIYILVTFCIGTIYWNVGTSYSAILARGSCASFVFGFVTFMSIGGFPSFVEDMKVFQRERLNGHYGVAAFVIANTLAATPFLIIITFISGTICYFMVGLHPGFTHYLFFVLCLYASVTVVESLMMAIASIVPNFLMGIIIGAGIQGIFMLVSGFFRLPNDIPKPFWRYPMSYISFHFWALQGQYQNDLRGLMFDSQGSAFKIPGEYVLENVFQINLHRSKWINLSVILSMIIIYRIIFFIMIKTNEDVTPWVRGYIARRRMKQKNGTQNTTVAPDGLTQSPSLRNYIATRTNGGAPRW, encoded by the exons ATGGAGATAGAAGCAAGCAGACAACAAGCCACCGTACCGGTTTCGGTCCCCGGGGGAGGGAACTTTCCGGTTGGTGGGTTAAGTCCCTTGAGTGAAGCCATATGGAGAGAGAAAACACCAACTGAGTTCGTTGGAGATGTGTCCGCGAGGCTTACGTGGCAAGATCTGACGGTGATGGTTACCATGGGAGATGGCGAGACTCAGAACGTTCTTGAGGGTCTAACCGGTTACGCCGAACCGGGTACTCTAACGGCTCTCATGGGTCCTTCTGGCTCTGGAAAATCTACCATGCTCGACGCTCTGGCTAGCCGCCTCGCCGCTAACGCTTTTCTCTCAGGAACCGTTCTTCTTAACGGTCACAAAACCAAACTCTCCTTTGGAACAGCT GCTTATGTGACGCAAGACGATAACTTAATCGGCACGTTAACTGTGAGAGAGACTATATGGTATTCAGCGAGAGTTCGTCTTCCTGACAAGATGTTACGGTCGGAGAAGCTTGCCCTAGTGGACAGGACGATAATAGAGATGGGTCTTCAGGACTGTGCTGATACTGTTATAGGAAACTGGCATCTGCGTGGGATTAGTGGTGGAGAGAAGAGACGTGTCAGTATTGCTCTTGAGATTCTCATGAGACCTCGTTTACTCTTTCTTGATGAGCCGACAAGTGGTCTTGATAG TGCTTCTGCTTTCTTTGTGACTCAAACATTGCGAGCACTATCACGAGATGGAAGGACTGTGATTGCATCGATCCATCAACCTAGTAGTGAGGTTTTCGAGTTGTTTGATCGGTTGTATCTGCTCTCTGGAGGCAAAACTGTTTACTTTGGTCAAGCTGCAGAAGCTTATGAG TTTTTTGCACAAGCTGGGTTTCCATGTCCTGCGTTAAGGAACCCTTCTGATCATTTCCTGAGATGCGTAAACTCAGACTTTGACAAAGTTAGAGCCACTCTGAAAGGTTCTATGAAGCTAAGG TTTGAAGCAAGCGATGATCCTTTGGAGAAGATTACCACAACCGAAGCTATTAGACTCTTGGTAGACTATTACCACACTTCTGACTACTATTACAATGCAAAAGCCAAGGTTGAGGAGATATCACAATAT AAAGGGACTATTCTTGACTCTGGAGGCAGCCAGGCTAGTTTCCTTCTCCAGACATACACTCTAACCAAGCGATCCTTCATCAACATGTCAAGGGACTTTGGATATTACTGGCTCAGACTCCTTATTTACATCTTGGTCACCTTCTGCATTGGAACCATCTATTGGAACGTTGGGACTAGCTACAGCGCCATTCTG GCACGAGGTTCATGTGCGTCTTTCGTCTTTGGCTTTGTAACATTCATGTCAATCGGTGGGTTTCCTTCGTTTGTTGAAGACATGAAG GTCTTCCAAAGAGAGAGACTGAACGGTCACTACGGAGTAGCTGCGTTTGTGATAGCCAACACACTAGCTGCAACACCGTTCTTGATCATCATAACTTTCATCTCCGGGACGATTTGTTACTTCATGGTGGGTCTGCATCCAGGATTCACTCACTACCTCTTCTTTGTTCTCTGCCTCTATGCAAGTGTCACCGTTGTGGAGAGCTTGATGATGGCGATAGCTAGCATTGTTCCCAACTTCCTCATGGGTATCATCATTGGAGCTGGGATTCAG GGGATCTTCATGCTGGTTTCTGGATTCTTCAGGCTTCCAAATGACATACCTAAACCTTTCTGGCGTTATCCAATGTCATACATTAGCTTCCACTTCTGGGCACTACAA GGTCAATACCAGAATGATCTGAGAGGCTTGATGTTTGACAGCCAAGGGAGTGCTTTCAAGATTCCTGGTGAATACGTTCTTGAGAACGTCTTCCAGATCAACTTGCACCGATCAAAATGGATTAACCTCAGTGTGATTCTCAGCATGATTATCATCTACcgcatcatcttcttcatcatgaTCAAGACCAACGAGGATGTAACTCCTTGGGTCAGAGGCTACATagcaagaagaagaatgaagcagAAGAATGGAACTCAGAACACCACTGTTGCACCAGATGGTCTTACTCAGTCTCCCTCTCTGAGAAATTATATTGCTACACGAACCAATGGAGGAGCTCCCAGATGGTAA
- the LOC108813642 gene encoding rhodanese-like domain-containing protein 8, chloroplastic, giving the protein MRASPALSVSLTIPLPLASTRTRFFTETLRLKQHVSDTQTFSRPVPLVSKQPPSIRWTFSCKCRNIGRNSHAKFDDEGEDFIVVNFYRFVSIQDPSAEIAKHLSFLQDLNIRGRIYLNEQGINAQYSGPSKDALAYVEWLKEDERFSDILVQMSPAIGRHAFPKLKLQNKPSLVQYEGGISHLPLLDPPMRAKPLEPSEWKEKLKELTDDDGEASPSDCGRSCILLDVRNGYEWDVGHFRGARRPEVDCFRNTSFGLSDEKEAPSDPLINVDKENTDILMYCTGGIRCDVYSTVLRQRGFKNLYTLKGGVSHYLEEEGTSEWVGNLFVFDSRLSLPPAAYSNSTVDEESRITPQTPVDTSFARCYICDSQVEELRHRNCANLDCNLLFLCCAECVVDLKGCCCSDCITAPRLRPVLHGVKRYEKWHVYRDS; this is encoded by the exons ATGAGAGCATCTCCGGCACTCTCAGTCTCCTTAACTATTCCACTTCCTCTTGCTTCAACCAGAACTCGTTTCTTCACGGAAACTCTTCGATTGAAACAACATGTCTCAGATACTCAGACCTTCTCACGACCAGTACCTCTCGTCTCGAAGCAACCACCAAGCATACGATGGACCTTCTCCTGCAAATGCCGAAACATAGGAAGAAACAGTCACGCGAAATTCGACGATGAAGGAGAAGACTTCATCGTGGTGAACTTCTATCGCTTTGTATCAATCCAAGATCCATCCGCTGAGATTGCAAAGCACCTCTCTTTCTTACAG GATTTGAATATACGTGGTCGGATATATCTCAATGAACAAGGAATCAACGCACAG TACAGTGGACCATCTAAAGACGCTCTTGCATATGTTGAGTGGTTGAAAGAAGATGAGAGATTCTCGGATATACTTGTTCAGATGTCTCCTGCTATCGGTAGGCATGCTTTCCCTAAGTTGAAGCTACAGAACAAACCTTCCTTAGTGCAG tATGAGGGAGGCATTTCGCACCTTCCTCTACTTGATCCACCGATGCGAGCAAAACCCTTAGAACCGTCTGAATGGAAAGAGAAACTGAAAGAATTAACCGATGACGACGGTGAAGCATCACCTTCAGATTGTGGCAGAAGCTGCATATTATTGGATGTCAGAAACG GTTATGAGTGGGATGTTGGTCATTTTCGTGGGGCACGTAGACCTGAAGTTGATTGCTTTCGGAACACTTCTTTTGGGCTTTCTGATGAAAAG GAAGCTCCTTCAGACCCTTTGATAAATGTTGACAAGGAAAACACAGATATACTGATGTACTGCACTGGAGGTATACGTTGCGATGTATATTCAACAGTTCTGAG ACAGCGGGGTTTCAAGAATCTGTATACACTGAAGGGTGGAGTTTCCCATTATCTTGAGGAAGAAGGCACATCTGAATGGGTTGGGAATCTTTTTGTGTTTGACTCTCGTCTCTCTCTCCCACCAGCTGCCTACAGTAACAGCACCGTGGATGAAGAATCCAGAATAACTCCACAAACCCCTGTGGATACAAGTTTTGCAAGATGCTATATTTGCGATTCACAAGTTGAGGAACTAAGACATCGGAACTGTGCAAACCTCGATTGCAATCTGCTTTTCTT ATGCTGTGCAGAATGTGTGGTCGACTTGAAGGGATGTTGTTGTTCAGACTGCATTACTGCTCCCAGACTTAGACCTGTCCTGCATGGAGTAAAGAGATATGAAAAATGGCATGTATATCGGGATTCATAA
- the LOC108805229 gene encoding kunitz trypsin inhibitor 5, with amino-acid sequence MSSLLYISLLLAVFISHHGATTEAAALEPVTDIYGGRLISGTKYYILPVVRGRGGGLTMSKPENKTCPKSVIQDQYEVSQGLPLEFSPSDKSRIIRVSTDLNFKFCAASVWNLDNYDEKTNQWFVTACGVEGNPGQATVDNWFKIEKYEDDYKIVFCPTVCDFCKVMCRDVGVFVQDGMRRLVLGDVPLKVMFKKA; translated from the coding sequence ATGTCATCACTCCTCTATATCTCCCTCCTCTTAGCCGTCTTTATCAGTCACCACGGAGCCACCACGGAAGCAGCGGCTCTCGAACCAGTAACCGACATCTACGGTGGACGTCTCATATCAGGCACCAAATACTACATCTTGCCTGTAGTTCGCGGTCGCGGCGGGGGACTAACCATGTCCAAACCCGAAAACAAAACATGTCCTAAAAGCGTTATCCAAGACCAATACGAAGTCTCACAAGGCCTACCGTTAGAATTCTCACCATCAGACAAATCAAGAATCATCCGCGTCTCAACAGATCTCAACTTCAAATTCTGTGCAGCTTCGGTCTGGAACTTAGACAATTACGATGAGAAGACGAATCAGTGGTTCGTTACAGCCTGTGGCGTCGAAGGGAATCCAGGTCAGGCGACGGTTGATAACTGGTTCAAGATCGAGAAGTACGAAGATGACTACAAGATTGTGTTTTGTCCAACTGTTTGCGACTTCTGCAAAGTCATGTGTAGAGACGTTGGCGTCTTTGTGCAAGATGGGATGAGAAGACTTGTTCTAGGTGATGTTCCACTAAAAGTTATGTTCAAAAAAGCATAG
- the LOC108805205 gene encoding probable zinc metallopeptidase EGY3, chloroplastic translates to MASFFATTPSSSSLALHSCHSSRLRGSYKPTSLNLVKQSTRRSSHLRFSAEDDRVRESAHDASSPVALAEEQKEDQSNNNAPPSPENSEEEDEEKSKQQEMDWKTDEEFKKFMGNPSIEAAIKLEKTRTDRKLKELNRESNNENPIIRVFNSLARDSLVREKERLEKAEEAFKALDLNKLKSCFGFDTFFATDVRRFGDGGIFIGNLRKPIGEVTPKLEAKLSEAAGRDVVVWFMEEKSDEITKQVCMVQPKAEIDLQFESTRLSTPWGYITAISLCVTTFGTIALMSGFFLKPDATFDDYIANVVPLFGGFLSILGVSEIATRVTAARHGVKLSPSFLVPSNWTGCLGVMNNYESLLPNKKALFDIPVARTASAYLTSLLLAAAAFISDGSFNGGENALYIRPQFLDNNPLLSFIQFVVGPYADDLGNVLPNAVEGVGVPVDPLAFAGLLGMVVTSLNLLPCGRLEGGRIAQAMFGRSTAAILSFATSLLLGIGGLSGSVLCLAWGLFATFFRGGEETPAKDEITPLGDDRFAWGLVLGLICFLTLFPNSGGTFSTSFFNGPFFRGDGL, encoded by the exons ATGGCTTCCTTCTTTGCAACGACTCCCTCTTCATCTTCCTTAGCTCTCCACTCTTGTCACAGTTCTCGTCTTCGTGGCAGTTACAAACCAACATCTCTGAACCTTGTGAAACAGAGTACAAGACGCAGCAGTCATTTGAGATTTTCAGCTGAAGATGATCGAGTCCGCGAGTCTGCGCACGATGCTTCCTCTCCGGTGGCGTTAGCGGAGGAGCAGAAGGAGGACCAGTCCAACAATAATGCCCCGCCTTCTCCTGAAAAcagtgaggaagaagatgaagagaaatCGAAGCAGCAAGAGATGGATTGGAAGACAGACGAGGAGTTCAAGAAGTTCATGGGGAATCCATCAATAGAAGCTGCTATAAAGCTTGAGAAGACGAGAACTGATCGTAAGCTGAAAGAGCTTAATAGAGAGAGTAATAATGAGAATCCAATCATCAGAGTATTCAACAGCTTGGCTCGTGATAGTTTGGTTAGAGAGAAAGAAAGGCTTGAGAAAGCAGAAGAGGCTTTCAAGGCTCTTGATCTCAACAAG TTAAAGAGCTGTTTTGGTTTCGATACGTTTTTCGCTACGGACGTCCGTCGGTTTGGAGATGGAGGAATCTTCATTGGGAATCTGAGGAAACCCATTGGTGAGGTCACACCTAAGCTTGAAGCAAAGCTTTCTGAAGCAGCAGGGCGTGATGTTGTGGTATGGTTCATGGAAGAAAAGTCCGATGAGATCACAAAACAG GTGTGTATGGTGCAACCTAAAGCAGAAATAGATCTTCAATTTGAATCGACTAGATTAAGCACTCCTTGGGGGTATATCACTGCAATCAGTTTATGTGTAACGACCTTTGGAACTATAGCTCTTATGAGTGGTTTCTTCCTTAAACCTGACGCCACCTTCGACGACTACATTGCTAACGTTGTCCCTCTCTTTGGTGGGTTCCTTTCCATCTTAGGTGTCTCAGAG ATAGCAACCAGAGTGACAGCTGCGCGGCACGGTGTCAAACTAAGCCCGTCGTTTCTTGTGCCATCGAACTGGACAGGCTGCTTAGGAGTTATGAACAACTACGAGTCATTACTTCCTAATAAAAAGGCGTTGTTTGATATCCCAGTGGCGCGTACAGCTAGTGCGTACCTGACCTCGCTGCTTCTTGCAGCTGCTGCGTTTATATCTGATGGTAGTTTCAACGGAGGAGAAAACGCTTT GTATATAAGGCCACAGTTCTTGGATAATAACCCGTTGCTTTCCTTTATCCAATTTGTCGTTGGTCCTTACGCGGATGATCTCGGCAATGTATTACCAAATGCAGTCGAAGGAGTTGGAGTTCCTGTTGATCCTCTCGCTTTCGCTGGTCTTTTAG GTATGGTCGTTACTTCATTGAACTTATTACCATGTGGAAGACTCGAAGGTGGTCGGATCGCTCAAGCCATGTTTGGAAGAAGCACAGCTGCAATCCTCTCATTTGCAACCTCTCTCCTTCTCGGTATAGGAGGTCTCAGCGGAAGCGTCTTGTGTTTAGCTTGGGGGCTCTTTGCAACTTTCTTCCGTGGCGGCGAAGAAACACCTGCAAAAGATGAGATCACACCTCTTGGAGACGATAGATTCGCTTGGGGTTTAGTCCTTGGACTCATCTGCTTCCTCACTCTATTCCCCAACAGTGGTGGTACTTTCTCCACTTCCTTCTTCAATGGACCTTTCTTCCGTGGTGATGGTCTCTAA
- the LOC108859080 gene encoding basic transcription factor 3 — MNREKLMKMANTVRTGGKGTVRRKKKAVHKTNTTDDKKLQSTLKRIGVNSIPGIEEVNIFKDDVVIQFTNPKVQASIAANTWVVSGSPQTKKLEDILPQILSQLGPDNMDNLRKLAEQLKKQPPGEGNASATIQEEDDDDVPDLVAGETFEAAAAEEKVPAAAAAAPAAPAAAPAAPAASS, encoded by the exons ATGAATAGGGAGAAGTTGATGAAGATGGCCAACACTGTCCGCACTGGCGGAAAGGGTACAGTCAGAAG AAAGAAGAAGGCTGTGCACAAGACCAATACAACTGATGACAAGAAGCTTCAAAGCACCTTGAAGAGAATTGGAGTTAACTCCATTCCAGGAATTGAAGAAGTTAACATCTTTAAAGATGATGTTGTTATTCAGTTCACCAATCCTAAGG TTCAAGCTTCAATTGCTGCAAACACATGGGTTGTTAGCGGTTCTCCTCAGACCAAAA AATTGGAAGATATCCTTCCTCAAATCCTCAGTCAGCTCG GGCCAGACAACATGGACAATCTGAGGAAGCTAGCAGAGCAGTTGAAGAAGCAACCTCCTGGTGAAGGTAATGCCTCAGCAACCATCCAAGAGGAGGATGACGATGATGTCCCAGACCTTGTAGCTGGTGAGACGTTcgaagctgctgctgctgaagAGAAAGTacctgctgctgctgctgctgctcctgCTGCTCCTGCTGCTGCTCCTGCTGCTCCTGCTGCTTCTTCctag
- the LOC108805219 gene encoding putative GDP-L-fucose synthase 2, whose product MAGDTTGSDMKTGSFMSEKSAKIFVAGHRGLVGSAIVRKLQESGFTNLILRTHSELDLTNQSDVESFFSTEKPAHVILAAAKVGGIHANNTYPADFIAVNLQIQTNVIHSAYTHGVKKLLFLGSSCIYPKFAPQPIPESALLTGPLEPTNEWYAIAKIAGIKMCQAYRIQHQWDAISGMPTNLYGQNDNFHPENSHVLPALMRRFHEAKANNAEEVVVWGSGSPLREFLHVDDLADACVFLMDKYSGFEHVNVGSGVEVTIKELAELVKEVVGFEGKLVWDCTKPDGTPRKLMDSSKLASLGWTPKVSLRDGLRQTYDWYLENVIQKKQ is encoded by the exons ATGGCGGGAGACACCACTGGATCCG ACATGAAAACAGGTTCGTTTATGTCGGAGAAATCCGCGAAGATCTTCGTCGCCGGACACAGAGGATTGGTCGGATCCGCGATTGTCCGCAAACTCCAAGAATCCGGTTTCACCAATCTCATCCTCCGAACACATTCCGAGCTCGATCTCACCAACCAATCCGACGTCGAGTCATTCTTCTCCACGGAGAAGCCTGCTCACGTCATCCTCGCCGCGGCCAAAGTCGGCGGGATCCACGCCAACAACACCTACCCAGCTGACTTTATCGCCGTCAATCTCCAGATCCAGACTAACGTGATCCACTCCGCCTACACCCACGGAGTCAAGAAACTCCTCTTCCTCGGCTCCTCCTGCATCTACCCCAAATTCGCTCCTCAGCCCATACCCGAATCAGCTCTCCTCACCGGCCCACTAGAGCCCACCAACGAGTGGTACGCCATCGCCAAGATCGCTGGGATCAAGATGTGCCAAGCGTACAGGATTCAGCATCAGTGGGATGCCATCTCCGGCATGCCGACGAATCTCTACGGTCAGAACGATAATTTTCACCCGGAGAACTCTCACGTGCTTCCTGCTCTGATGAGGAGGTTCCACGAAGCGAAAGCTAATAATGCTGAAGAAGTCGTGGTGTGGGGAAGCGGGAGTCCGTTGAGGGAGTTCTTGCACGTGGATGATTTGGCTGATGCTTGCGTCTTCTTGATGGATAAGTACAGTGGGTTTGAGCATGTTAATGTTGGGAGCGGTGTGGAAGTGACGATCAAGGAGTTGGCTGAGTTGGTTAAGGAAGTTGTTGGGTTTGAAGGTAAGCTTGTTTGGGATTGTACTAAGCCTGATGGGACGCCGAGGAAGCTGATGGATAGCTCGAAGCTGGCGTCTTTGGGATGGACGCCGAAGGTTTCTCTTAGAGATGGTTTGCGCCAGACTTATGATTGGTATTTGGAGAATGTTATCCAGAAGAAGCAGTAA